Proteins encoded together in one Helicobacter pylori window:
- a CDS encoding enoyl-ACP reductase — MNGSNHMKNKTLVISGATRGIGKAILYRFAQSGVNIAFTYNKNVEEANKIIEDVEQKYSIKAKAYPLNVLEPEQYTELFKQIDADFDRVDFFISNAIIYGRSVVGGFAPFMRLKPKGLNNIYTATVLAFVVGAQEAAKRMQKIGGGAIVSLSSTGNLVYMPNYAGHGNSKNAVETIVKYAAVDLGEFNIRVNAVSGGPIDTDALKAFPDYVEIKEKVEEQSPLKRMGNPNDLAGAAYFLCDETQSGWLTGQTIVVDGGTTFK; from the coding sequence ATGAATGGTTCCAATCACATGAAAAATAAAACCCTAGTGATCAGCGGCGCGACTAGAGGGATTGGCAAGGCGATATTGTATCGCTTCGCTCAAAGTGGCGTGAATATCGCTTTCACTTACAATAAAAATGTTGAAGAAGCGAATAAAATTATAGAAGATGTGGAGCAAAAATATTCCATTAAAGCCAAAGCCTACCCCCTTAATGTTTTAGAGCCTGAGCAATACACAGAGCTTTTTAAGCAAATTGACGCGGATTTTGACAGAGTGGATTTTTTTATTTCTAACGCCATTATTTATGGGCGCTCTGTCGTGGGCGGATTTGCGCCGTTTATGCGATTAAAACCTAAGGGGTTAAACAACATTTACACAGCCACCGTGTTAGCGTTTGTCGTAGGGGCTCAAGAAGCGGCAAAACGCATGCAAAAAATAGGCGGTGGGGCGATCGTGAGCTTAAGCTCTACCGGGAATCTGGTCTATATGCCCAATTACGCCGGGCATGGCAATTCTAAAAACGCCGTAGAAACCATAGTCAAATACGCTGCTGTGGATTTAGGCGAGTTTAACATTAGAGTGAATGCGGTTAGCGGCGGGCCTATTGATACGGACGCTTTGAAAGCTTTCCCTGATTATGTAGAGATTAAAGAAAAAGTAGAAGAGCAATCGCCCCTAAAGCGCATGGGCAATCCTAACGATCTAGCCGGGGCGGCTTATTTTTTATGCGATGAGACCCAAAGCGGTTGGCTTACAGGGCAAACGATCGTTGTGGATGGTGGGACTACTTTTAAATAA
- a CDS encoding 4-hydroxy-tetrahydrodipicolinate synthase: MQFHSSSALITPFKKDLSVDEIAYETLIKRQIFQGMDACVPVGTTGESATLTHKEHMRCIEIAIETCKSTKTPSNSRMKVLAGVGSNATSESLSLAKFAQKIGADAILCVSPYYNRPTQQGLFEHYKTIAQSVEIPVMLYDVPSRTGVSIEVPTALKLFREVPNIKAIKEASGSLKRVTELHYYEKDFKIFSGEDSLNHSIMFSGGCGVISVTGNLMPNLISQMVNCALKQKYQQALEIQNKLFSLHQALFVETNPIPIKMAMHLAGLIENPSYRLPLVAPSKETIQLLEKTLQQYEVIA; this comes from the coding sequence ATGCAATTTCATTCATCTAGTGCGTTAATTACGCCTTTTAAAAAAGATTTGAGCGTTGATGAGATCGCTTATGAAACCTTGATCAAGCGCCAAATTTTTCAGGGCATGGACGCATGCGTGCCTGTTGGCACGACAGGGGAATCCGCCACGCTCACCCACAAAGAGCACATGCGTTGCATTGAAATCGCCATAGAGACTTGCAAAAGCACTAAAACCCCTTCCAATTCACGCATGAAAGTGTTAGCCGGCGTGGGCAGTAACGCCACGAGTGAGTCCCTTTCTTTGGCAAAGTTCGCTCAAAAAATCGGTGCGGATGCGATTTTATGTGTAAGCCCCTATTATAACCGCCCCACCCAACAAGGCCTGTTTGAGCATTATAAAACTATCGCTCAATCGGTAGAAATCCCTGTCATGCTTTATGATGTGCCAAGCCGAACAGGCGTGTCTATTGAAGTCCCAACCGCTCTCAAACTCTTTAGAGAAGTCCCTAACATTAAAGCCATTAAGGAAGCGTCTGGTTCTTTGAAAAGAGTAACAGAATTGCATTATTATGAAAAAGATTTTAAAATTTTTAGCGGGGAAGATTCACTCAACCACTCTATCATGTTTTCAGGAGGGTGCGGCGTGATTTCAGTGACCGGTAATTTAATGCCTAATTTGATTTCACAAATGGTCAATTGCGCGCTCAAACAAAAATACCAACAAGCCCTAGAAATCCAAAATAAGCTTTTTAGTTTGCATCAAGCCCTTTTTGTAGAAACAAATCCCATCCCTATTAAAATGGCTATGCATTTAGCCGGCTTGATTGAAAACCCAAGTTACAGACTGCCTTTAGTGGCCCCAAGCAAAGAAACGATTCAACTTTTAGAAAAAACTTTACAACAATATGAGGTAATTGCATGA
- a CDS encoding insulinase family protein: MRYFSVKRLLGLSSVLLVTLGASMHAQSYLPKHESVTLKNGLQVVSVPLENKTGVIEVDVLYKVGSRNEVMGKSGIAHMLEHLNFKSTKNLKAGEFDKIVKRFGGVSNASTSFDITRYFIKTSQANLDKSLELFAETMGSLNLKEDEFLPERQVVAEERRWRTDNSPIGMLYFRFFNTAYVYHPYHWTPIGFMDDIQNWTLKDIKKFHSLYYQPKNAIILVVGDVNSQKVFELAKKHFESLKNLDEKAIPTPYMKEPKQDGARTAVVHKDGIHLEWVALGYKVPAFKHKDQVALDALSKLLGEGKSSWLQSELVDKKRLASQAFSHNMQLQDESVFLFIAGGNPNIKAEALQKEIVALLEKLKKGEVTQAELDKIKINQKADFISNLESSSDVAGLFADYLVQNDIQGLTDYQRQFLDLKVSDLVRVANEYFKDAQSTTVFLKP; encoded by the coding sequence ATGAGATATTTTTCTGTTAAAAGACTTTTAGGGCTTAGTTCTGTCTTGTTAGTCACTTTAGGAGCGAGCATGCACGCACAATCTTACTTACCCAAACATGAGAGCGTTACCTTAAAAAACGGGTTGCAAGTCGTAAGCGTCCCCCTAGAAAATAAAACTGGGGTTATAGAAGTGGATGTGCTTTATAAAGTCGGCTCTAGAAACGAAGTCATGGGCAAGAGCGGGATCGCTCACATGTTAGAGCATTTGAATTTTAAAAGCACCAAAAACCTTAAAGCCGGCGAATTTGATAAAATCGTTAAGCGTTTTGGGGGCGTGAGTAACGCTTCTACAAGCTTTGATATTACGCGCTACTTCATTAAAACCAGTCAGGCTAACTTGGATAAGTCTTTAGAATTGTTCGCTGAAACCATGGGTTCTTTGAATTTAAAAGAAGATGAGTTTTTGCCTGAGCGTCAAGTGGTCGCTGAAGAAAGGCGATGGCGCACCGATAATTCCCCTATCGGCATGCTTTATTTCCGCTTTTTTAACACCGCTTATGTCTATCACCCCTACCATTGGACGCCCATTGGTTTTATGGACGATATTCAAAATTGGACTTTAAAAGACATTAAAAAATTCCATTCGCTCTATTATCAGCCTAAAAACGCTATTATTTTAGTGGTAGGCGATGTCAATTCCCAAAAGGTTTTTGAATTAGCTAAAAAGCATTTTGAATCCTTAAAAAACCTTGATGAAAAAGCTATCCCCACTCCTTACATGAAAGAGCCTAAACAAGATGGGGCAAGAACGGCAGTCGTGCATAAAGATGGGATCCATTTAGAATGGGTAGCGTTAGGGTATAAAGTGCCTGCTTTCAAGCATAAAGATCAAGTCGCCTTGGACGCGTTAAGCAAGCTTTTAGGCGAAGGCAAAAGCTCGTGGTTACAAAGCGAATTGGTGGATAAAAAGCGCCTGGCTTCTCAAGCCTTCTCGCACAACATGCAATTACAAGACGAAAGCGTGTTTTTATTCATCGCTGGGGGTAATCCTAATATCAAAGCTGAAGCCTTACAAAAAGAAATCGTAGCTCTTTTAGAAAAGCTTAAAAAAGGCGAAGTCACTCAAGCGGAATTAGACAAAATCAAAATCAATCAAAAAGCTGACTTTATTTCCAACTTAGAAAGTTCTAGCGATGTGGCGGGGCTTTTTGCGGACTATCTAGTGCAAAACGATATTCAAGGCTTGACGGATTATCAGCGACAATTTTTGGATTTAAAAGTGAGCGATTTGGTGCGTGTGGCCAATGAATATTTTAAAGACGCCCAATCAACCACCGTGTTTTTGAAACCTTAA
- a CDS encoding quinone-dependent dihydroorotate dehydrogenase — protein sequence MLYSLVKKYLFSLDAEIAHEKVCQILRTLSSSPFLCSLIHSQWGYKNPKLENEILGLNFPNPLGLAAGFDKNASMLRALTAFGFGYLEAGTLTNIAQSGNEKPRLFRHIEEESLQNAMGFNNYGAILGARSFKRFAPYKTPIGINLGKNKHIEQAHALEDYKAVLNKCLDIGDYYTFNLSSPNTPNLRDLQNKAFVNELFCMAKEMTHKPLFLKIAPDLETDSMLEIVNSAIEAGAHGVIATNTTIDKSLVFAPKEMGGLSGKCLTKKSREIFKELAKAFFNKSVLVSVGGISDAKEAYERIKMGASLLQIYSAFIYNGPNLCQNILKDLVKLLQKDGFLSVKEAIGADLR from the coding sequence ATGCTTTATTCATTAGTAAAAAAATATCTTTTTAGCCTAGACGCTGAAATCGCTCATGAAAAGGTTTGTCAAATTTTAAGAACGCTTTCTTCATCGCCCTTTTTATGTAGTTTAATCCATTCTCAATGGGGTTATAAAAACCCAAAGCTTGAAAACGAAATTTTAGGCTTAAACTTCCCTAACCCTTTAGGCTTGGCCGCCGGATTTGATAAAAACGCTTCCATGCTTAGGGCGTTAACCGCTTTTGGGTTTGGCTATTTGGAAGCAGGCACATTGACTAATATTGCGCAAAGCGGGAATGAAAAACCAAGGCTTTTCAGGCACATTGAAGAAGAATCCTTACAAAATGCGATGGGGTTTAATAATTACGGGGCGATTTTAGGAGCGAGATCGTTTAAGCGCTTCGCCCCTTATAAAACCCCTATTGGCATCAATTTAGGCAAAAACAAACACATAGAGCAAGCGCATGCCTTAGAAGATTACAAGGCAGTTTTAAATAAATGTTTAGATATTGGCGATTATTACACTTTCAACCTTTCTTCGCCCAACACCCCTAATTTAAGGGATTTACAAAACAAGGCGTTTGTGAATGAGCTTTTTTGCATGGCTAAAGAAATGACCCATAAGCCTTTATTTTTAAAAATCGCCCCGGATTTAGAAACAGACAGCATGCTAGAAATTGTCAATAGCGCTATTGAAGCGGGAGCGCATGGGGTTATTGCGACTAACACGACCATTGATAAAAGCCTGGTGTTCGCCCCTAAAGAAATGGGGGGCTTGAGCGGGAAATGCTTGACTAAAAAAAGCCGTGAAATCTTTAAAGAATTGGCTAAGGCTTTTTTTAATAAAAGCGTTCTTGTTTCTGTGGGGGGGATTAGCGATGCGAAAGAAGCTTATGAAAGGATTAAAATGGGAGCGAGTCTGTTACAAATTTATAGCGCTTTTATTTACAACGGGCCAAATTTATGCCAAAATATTCTTAAAGATTTGGTAAAATTACTCCAAAAAGATGGATTTTTGAGCGTTAAAGAGGCTATAGGAGCGGATTTAAGATGA
- a CDS encoding RNA degradosome polyphosphate kinase: MNRFFNRELSWLAFNTRVLNEAKDESLPLLERLKFLAIYDTNLDEFYMIRVAGLKQLYEHKIASKGIDGASPEEQLEKIKHYLAHEIEERELEFQKIQALLFKKGLCITPYNELNLEQKAKAKTYFKEQLYALVLPFKLDSSHTFPPLANLTFALFARIKDKETQTTFYALIKLPSFIFRFVELEKGLFVLAEEIVEAHLEELFLEHEILDCMAFRVTCDADIAITEDEAHDYADLMSKSLRKRNQGEIVRLQTQKGSQELLKTLLASLRSFQTHSYKKHKLTGMHVYKSAIMLNLGDLWELVNHSDFKALKSPNFTPKIHPHFNENDLFKSIEKQDLLLFHPYESFEPVIDLIEQAASDPTTLSIKMTLYRVGKHSPIVKALIEAASKIQVSVLVELKARFDEESNLHWAKALERAGALVVYGVFKLKVHAKMLVITKKTDNQLRHFTHLSTGNYNPLSAKIYTDVSFFSAKNEIANDIIKLFHSLLTSSATNSALETLFMAPKQIKPKIIELIQNEMNHKQEGYIILKANALVDSEIIEWLYQASQKGVKIDLIIRGICCLKPQVKGLSENIRVYSIVGKYLEHARIYYFKHENIYFSSADLMPRNLERRVELLIPATNPKIANKLLRILEIQLKDTLKRYELDSKGRYAKVSNPNDPLNSQDYFEKQALKTL; encoded by the coding sequence TTGAATCGTTTCTTTAACCGAGAGCTTTCATGGTTAGCTTTTAACACAAGGGTTTTAAACGAAGCCAAAGATGAGAGCTTGCCTTTATTAGAGCGCTTGAAATTTTTAGCCATTTATGACACGAATTTAGACGAATTTTACATGATAAGAGTGGCAGGGCTTAAACAACTCTATGAGCATAAAATCGCCTCTAAAGGCATTGATGGCGCAAGCCCTGAAGAACAATTAGAAAAAATCAAGCATTATTTAGCGCATGAAATTGAAGAAAGGGAGTTGGAATTTCAAAAAATCCAAGCCCTACTCTTTAAAAAAGGGCTTTGCATCACCCCCTATAATGAATTGAATTTGGAGCAAAAAGCTAAGGCTAAAACCTATTTCAAAGAGCAACTTTATGCGTTAGTTTTGCCTTTTAAGTTGGATTCTTCGCACACTTTCCCGCCTTTAGCGAATTTGACTTTCGCGCTTTTTGCCCGCATTAAAGACAAAGAAACCCAAACCACCTTCTATGCGCTCATCAAACTCCCCTCTTTCATCTTCCGTTTTGTAGAGCTAGAAAAAGGCTTGTTTGTGCTGGCTGAAGAAATCGTAGAAGCGCATTTAGAAGAATTGTTTTTAGAGCATGAGATTTTAGATTGCATGGCGTTTAGGGTAACTTGCGATGCGGATATTGCCATCACTGAAGATGAAGCGCATGATTATGCGGATTTGATGAGTAAGAGTTTAAGGAAACGCAATCAAGGCGAAATCGTGCGCTTGCAAACCCAAAAAGGGAGTCAAGAGCTTTTAAAAACCCTTTTAGCGTCTTTAAGGAGTTTTCAAACCCACTCTTACAAAAAGCACAAACTCACCGGCATGCATGTCTATAAAAGCGCGATCATGCTCAATTTAGGAGATTTGTGGGAATTGGTCAATCATAGCGACTTTAAAGCGCTTAAATCGCCCAATTTCACGCCCAAAATCCACCCTCATTTCAATGAAAACGATCTTTTCAAGTCCATAGAAAAACAAGATCTGTTGCTGTTTCATCCTTATGAAAGTTTTGAGCCTGTGATCGATCTCATAGAGCAAGCCGCCAGCGATCCGACCACCCTTTCTATCAAAATGACGCTTTATCGTGTGGGCAAGCATTCCCCCATTGTCAAAGCCTTGATTGAAGCGGCGAGCAAGATTCAAGTGAGCGTTTTAGTGGAATTAAAAGCACGCTTTGATGAAGAAAGCAACCTGCACTGGGCAAAAGCTTTAGAAAGGGCGGGCGCGTTAGTCGTTTATGGCGTTTTCAAACTCAAAGTGCATGCTAAAATGCTCGTGATCACTAAAAAAACAGACAACCAATTACGCCATTTCACCCATTTAAGCACGGGCAATTACAACCCTTTGAGCGCTAAAATCTATACCGATGTGAGTTTTTTTAGCGCTAAAAATGAAATCGCTAACGACATTATCAAGCTTTTCCATTCCTTGCTGACGAGCAGCGCGACTAATAGCGCCCTAGAAACGCTTTTTATGGCGCCCAAACAGATCAAGCCTAAAATCATTGAACTCATTCAAAATGAAATGAATCACAAACAAGAAGGCTATATCATTTTAAAAGCCAACGCCCTAGTGGATAGCGAAATCATTGAATGGCTCTATCAAGCCTCTCAAAAAGGGGTTAAAATCGATCTCATTATTAGAGGGATTTGCTGTTTAAAGCCCCAAGTCAAGGGCTTGAGCGAAAATATCAGGGTGTATTCTATCGTGGGGAAATATTTAGAACATGCACGCATTTATTATTTTAAACATGAGAATATCTATTTTTCTAGCGCGGATTTAATGCCCAGGAATTTAGAAAGGCGCGTGGAATTGCTCATTCCCGCCACAAACCCAAAGATCGCTAATAAATTGTTGCGTATTTTAGAAATCCAACTAAAAGACACCCTAAAACGCTACGAGTTGGACTCTAAAGGCCGTTACGCTAAAGTTTCAAACCCTAACGATCCTTTAAATTCACAGGATTATTTTGAAAAACAAGCCCTTAAAACCCTTTAA
- a CDS encoding restriction endonuclease subunit S: MSEWQTFCLKDLGKIVTGKTPKTSNLDFFNGKYMFITPNDLHGTYRIIKTPRTLSDSGLKSIQNNTIDNTSILVGCIGDVGMVRMCFDKCATNQQINSITDIKDFCNPYYLYYYLSNKKELFKNIALSTVVPIIPKTIFQEIEVLLPNIETQQKIARTLSILDQKIENNHKINELLHTLAYKIYEYYFKYKPKNAKLEQIIIENPKSNIMVKNAQKTQDKYPFFTSGDNILSYPKAIIDGRNCFLNTGGNAGIKFYVGKASYSTDTWCICANEFSDYLYLLLSSIKNHINQSFFQGTSLKHLQKNLLKKYPIYMPSVHEIKKFNQIMMPLLTLISINTRTSKKLEQIRDFLLPLLLKQQVKPE, translated from the coding sequence TTGAGTGAGTGGCAAACATTTTGTTTAAAAGATTTAGGAAAAATCGTAACAGGAAAAACCCCTAAAACTTCTAATTTAGATTTTTTTAATGGCAAATACATGTTTATTACGCCAAATGATTTGCATGGCACATATCGTATTATCAAAACACCAAGAACGCTTAGTGATAGTGGTTTAAAAAGCATACAAAACAACACAATAGATAATACAAGCATTCTTGTAGGGTGTATAGGTGATGTGGGTATGGTTCGCATGTGTTTTGATAAATGCGCAACAAATCAACAAATAAATTCTATTACAGACATTAAAGATTTTTGTAATCCATACTACTTATACTACTATCTATCTAATAAAAAAGAACTTTTTAAAAATATAGCTCTCTCTACAGTTGTGCCAATTATTCCAAAAACAATTTTTCAAGAAATAGAAGTCTTATTGCCAAATATAGAAACACAACAAAAAATCGCCCGCACGCTTTCTATTTTAGATCAAAAAATAGAGAACAACCATAAAATCAACGAGCTTTTACACACGCTCGCTTATAAAATCTATGAATATTATTTCAAATACAAACCTAAAAATGCAAAGCTAGAACAAATTATTATTGAAAATCCTAAATCTAACATTATGGTTAAAAACGCCCAAAAAACCCAAGATAAATACCCCTTTTTTACAAGCGGAGATAATATCCTATCCTACCCTAAAGCGATCATTGATGGCAGAAATTGCTTTTTAAACACTGGCGGTAATGCTGGTATTAAATTTTATGTAGGCAAAGCTTCTTATTCAACGGATACTTGGTGTATTTGCGCTAACGAATTTAGCGACTATTTATATTTACTGCTCTCAAGTATAAAAAACCATATCAATCAAAGCTTTTTTCAAGGAACTAGCCTTAAACACTTGCAAAAAAATTTGCTTAAAAAATATCCTATTTACATGCCGTCCGTGCATGAAATTAAAAAATTTAATCAAATTATGATGCCCCTACTCACGCTTATATCCATTAACACAAGAACTTCTAAAAAATTAGAACAAATCAGGGACTTCCTACTCCCCCTACTCCTAAAGCAACAAGTCAAACCTGAATGA